GAGCAAAGGCAAGGAAACCGAGGCGATCGCGGTGTTCTGCAAGGTGCCGGGCGAAGTCGAGATGGTCTCGACCAAGGCAGCGCCGACGTTCCAGTCGATGGCCGACGCGAAGGGCAAGACGCTGGGCGTGACCGGCCTGGGCTCGTCGACCGAGTTCCTGACCCGGTATCTGGCGCTGCGCAAGGGCGTCGAATCGAAGGAGTATTCGCTGCTGCCGGTCGGCGCCGGCAACACCTTCATCGCGGCGATCAAGCAGGATCGGATCCAGGCCGGCATGACCACCGAGCCGACGGTCTCGCAGTTGCTGAAGACCGGCGAAGCCAAGGTGCTGGTCGACATGCGGACCGAGGACGGAACGAAGGAAGCCCTGGGCGGGGTGTACCCGGCGGCAAGCCTGTACGTGTCGAACAGCTGGGCCGAATCGCACAAGGAGCAGGCGACCAAGCTCGCCCATGCGTTCGCGAAGACCATGCAGTACATCCACACGCACAGCGCAGAGCAGATCGCAGACCTGATGCCGCGCGACTACTACGGCAACGACAAGCCGCTGTACGTGGCGGCGCTGAAGGCCTCGCTGCCGATGTTCACGACCGATGCGCGCATGCCCGCCGGCGGACCGGAAACGGTGCTGAAGGTGCTGGCCACCTACAAGCCGCTGGTCAAGGCCAAGAACATCGACCTGTCCAAAACCTACACCAACGCCTACCTGGCCGCCGCGGTGAAGTGAGCATGGCGAACGACTTGCAACGCGCCGTCACCCCGGCGATCGAGTTCAACGATGTGTCGCTGCGCTTCATCTCGGCCGACGGCACCGCAACGGTGACGCTGCGCAACTTCTCGATGGAAGTCGAGCGCGGCGAGTTCGTCGCGATCGTCGGCCCGACCGGCTGCGGCAAGTCGACCACGCTGAACATGATCACCGGCCTGCTGCAACCCACGGTCGGCGGCGTGCAGGTGATGGGCCAGCCGGTGCGCGGCATCGACCCGCGCATCGGCTTCGTGTTCCAGACCGATGCTGTGTTCCCCTGGCGCACCGTCGCGGAGAACGTCGCGGCGGGGCCGCTGTTTCGCGGCCAAGGGCGGCGCGATGCGCACGCGCTGGCGGCCGCGTGGATTGCGCGCGTCGGCCTCGAAGGCTTCGGCGGTCACTACCCGCATCAGCTGTCCGGCGGCATGCGAAAGCGCGTGGCGCTCGCGCAGACCTTCATCAACAGCCCCGAAATCCTGCTGATGGACGAGCCGTTCTCGGCGCTCGACATGCAGACGCGCACGCTGATGCAGGACGAGTTGCTCAAGCTCTGGTCCGGCACCGGCGGCTCGGTGGTGTTCGTCACGCACGACCTGGAGGAAGCGATCGCGCTCGCGGACCGCGTCTTCGTGCTCTCGGCGCGGCCGGCGACGCTCAAGCGCGTCTACCCGATCGACCTGCCGCGCCCGCGCGTGATGTCCGAGGTGCGCTACGACCCGAACTTCATCGAGCTGTCCAAGCAGATCTGGGCTGATTTGCGCGAAGAAGTCTCCATCCACTGAGCGAGGGAGTTTTCGTGAACACCTCTGTATCTGCATCTCTCCCCGGCGGCACCCTGCCCGCCTCGCTCAGCGACGAGGCGCTGGCGCGCGAGTCGCTGCGCGCGCAGGCTGCGCTCAAGCGTCGCCGCGCGGTCATCATCGGCCTGCGCCTCGTCGTGCTGGTCGTGGTGCTCGGCGGTTGGGAACTGGCCGCGCGGCGCAAGTGGATCGACCCGTTCTTCTACTCGCAGCCGTCGCTGATCTGGGCGCAGATCGTCGAATGGGTGCGTGACGGCACGGCGCAGGGGCCGTTGTGGGTGCAGATCGCGGTGACGCTGGAAGAAACCATCATCGGTTTCTTCATCGGCGGCGTCGGCGGCATCGTCTGCGGCATTCTGCTGGGCCGCAACAAGCTCGCGGCCGACGTGTTCAGCCTTTACATCAACATCGCCAATTCGATTCCGCGCGTGGTACTGGGCTCGGTGTTCGTGATCGCGCTCGGCCTCGGCATGGCGTCCAAGGTCGCGCTCGCGGTGGTGATGGTGTTCTTCGTCGTGTTCGGCAATGCGTTCCAGGGCGTGATCGAGGCCGACAAATACCTGATCGCGAACGCGCGCATCCTCGGCGCGTCACCAAGGCAGGTCACGACCGCAGTGGTGATTCCGTCGGCGATGTCGTGGATCCTGGCCAGTCTGCATGTCAGCTTCGGTTTCGCGCTGGTCGGCGCGGTGGTCGGCGAGTTCCTCGGCGCCAAGCAGGGCATGGGCCTGCTGATCTCGACCGCGCAGGGCGCGTTCAACGCGAGCGGCGTGTTCGCGGCGATGATCCTGCTCGCCGCGGTGGCGCTGGTCGCCAACTCGCTCTTGACCTGGTTGGAGAAGCGCCTGCTGAAGTGGCGGCCGGCCCCTGCGGCCTGATACGGCCGGCCGCGGCCCGACGGCCGATCAGGCCGGCGGCGCGCCGTAGGCGTTGGGCTGAGGCTCGCTCGGCTGCACGGCGAAGTACAGCAACACCAGTCCGCCGAGCACCGGGATCAAGCCAAGAAGCAGCCACCAGCCGCTGCGGCCGATGTCGTGCAGGCGGCGCGCGCCGGCCGCCAGCAACGGCAGCACAAAGACTAGGATCACGAGGCTGTACAGATAGCGGTGAATCAGGCCGGCCACGACGGCGACGATGATGTAGCCGAGCACGAACCACCAGTACTCGGGACGGGACGCCCGGCCGGAAAAATCGACGTACTTGCCGAAGCAGGTCTTGATCGCTTGCTGAAAGTTCATTGATCGGCTCCTTTGAATCCCTCGGGAAAGGCCCCCGCATCGGGATCATATCGGGCGGCCGCCCCGCCGGAAACGCCGGCGGCAGATCAGCCTCGGCGCAGCCGCGCAAGCAGCCCGGCGGTCGAAGCGTCGAGGCCGCTCGTGTCGCCGGAGGCGAGCCGCGGCGCAAGGTCCTGCGCCAGCACCTTGCCGAGCTCGACGCCCCATTGGTCGAAGCTGTCGATGCCCCAGACCGCGCCGCTGACGAAGACGCGGTGCTCCTGCAGCGCGATCAGCGCGCCGAGCGATGCCGGCGTCAGTTCGTCCAGCAGCAAAAAGGTGCTCGGCCGATTGCCGGGGAAGTCGCGGTGGCCGCCGGCGTCGAAGCGGCCCTGCATCAGCGCCTGCGCCTGCGCCAGCGCGTTCGCCAGCAGTTGCTCCTGATGTCCCGCGAGCGCATGCCGGGCCTTTCGCACCGCGACGAATTCGACCGGCACTACGTCGGTCCCCTGGTGCAGCATCTGAAAGTAAGCATGCTGGCCGTTCGTGCCGGGCTCGCCCCACAGCACCGGCGCGGTGCCGAACGGCAGCATCTGCCCCGATAGATCCACCCTTTTCCCGTTGCTCTCCATCTCGAGCTGCTGCAGATACGCCGGCAGGCGCCTGAGCGCGCTGTGGTACGGCGCGATGCTGCGGCTGGTGAAGCCGAGGAAGTTGCGGTACCAGACGTCGAGCAGACCGAGGCGCATCGGCAGGTTGCGCCGCGCGGGCGCGGCGCGGAAATGCTCGTCCATCGCATGCGCGCCGGCGAGCAGCTCGCGAAAGCGCCCGGCGCCGATCGCGATCGCGATCGGCAGCCCGATCGCCGACCAAAGCGAATAGCGCCCGCCGACCCAGTCCCAAAAGCCGAAGGTCGTCGTGACGCCGAAGCGCCGCGCCTCCTCGACATTCGTGGTCAGCGCGACGAAATGGCGCGCAATGTCGCTGCCGCCGCCTGCCTCAAACCAGGCGCGGGCGGACCGCGCATTGGTCATGGTCTCGGCGGTGGTGAAGGTCTTGGACGCGATCAGGAACAGCGTGCGCCGCGGAGTCAGATCGCGCAGCACCGCCGCGAGTTCGTGGCCGTCGACGTTCGAGACGAAATGGAAGCGTTTGCCGCGCAACGCGAACGCATCGAGCGCCTGCACCGCCATCTGCGGTCCGAGGTCCGAGCCGCCGATGCCGATGTTGACGATGTCGGTGATGCCCGTGTCGGCGCGCACGACTTCCGCAAAAGCCAGCATCGCGTCCAGCGTCTCGTGCACCTGAGCGAGCGCTTCGCGCAAGTCGATTGCTCCGTTTTTAATAGCTTTAGGTGAAGACACCACCTTGGCTTCCGCCGGAAATCGCAACAAATAATGGAGCGCCGCGCGCTGCTCGGTGCTGTTGACCAGCGCGCCGGCGAACATCTCGTCGCGCCGCGCGGCGACGCCGCGCTGCTCGGCCAGCTCTAACAGCAGCGCCTCGATGTCCGCGTCGATCAGGTTCTTCGACAGGTCGGCGAACAGGTGCGGCGCCTCCTGGCTGAACGCCGCAAAGCGCTCCGGGTCCGACGCGAACGCGGCGCGCAGGTCGATCGCACCGGATGCCGCAACCTGCTGCAGGGCCTGCCAGGCGGGCGTGCGGTCGGCGCGCGGACGCGTAGGCAATCCCGTGCTCATGCTTCGTTGATCAGCTGCTCGAGCCGCACCGCGTCCGCCGCGAACGCGCGGATCCCTTCGGCCAGCTTGTCGCTGGCCATCGCGTCGTCGTTGAGCGCGTAGCGGAATCCCGGCTCGTCGAAATGCACCGGGGGCAGATCGAGCGCACGGGCAGCCTCTGCGTCCAGCGCGCGCTTCAGTGGCGCGTCGCTCGCGGCGAGCTGGGCCATCAGCTCCGGGCTGATCGTCAGCAGGTCGCAGCCGGCGAGCGCGACGATCTGGCCGGTGTTGCGAAAGCTCGCGCCCATCACTTCGGTGTTGATGCCGAAATGCTTGAAGTGCTCGTAGATGCGGCGCACCGACTGCACGCCGGGATCATGAGCGCCGGCATGCTCAGACTCGATCCACTCCGCGCCAGCCGCCTTCTTGTGCCAGTCGTAGATGCGGCCGACGAACGGCGAGATCAGCTGCACGCCGGCGTCGCCGCAGGCCACCGCCTGCACGAACGAGAACAGCAGCGTGAGGTTCGTGCGGATGCCGCGGCGTTCGAGTTCGGCCGCCGCGGCGATGCCCTCCCAGGTCGCGGCGACCTTGATCAGCACGCGCTCGCTTTCGATACCCTCGGCGCGGTACAGCGCGATCAGCCGCTCGGCGCGCGCGATGCTGGCCGGCGTGTCGAAGCTCAGCCGCGCGTCGACCTCGGTCGAGACCCGGCCCGGGATGATCGCGAGGATCTCGCAGCCGAAACGCACCAGCAGCCGGTCGACCAGTTCATCGATCGCGCGGCCGCGGTGCTGCGCGACCGTGCCGGTCAGCAGCGGCCGGTACTCGGGCTTTTGCACCGCCTTGAGGATCAGCGACGGATTCGTCGTCGCATCGTGCGGAAGGTAGCGGCCAAGCTGCTTGAAGTCGCCGCTGTCGGCGACCACCGTGGTGTACTGTTTCAGGGCGTCGAGCTGATTCATCGGCTCGATTGTCCCTGAAATAGAATTTCCCGAACGATTCGAGATCACCCTTTCAGCGAGCGAAGCAGCCTTCCATGTCGTTCGACCTCGTGCTCTTCGGCGGTACCGGCGACCTGACCTGGCGCAAGCTGATGCCGGGACTGTTCCAGGCGTTCCGCCACGGCTCGCTGCCGGATGGCGGGCGCATCATCGGCGTCGCGCGCGACGCGCTCGACGACGCGCAGTACCGCGAACTGATCCACACGCGCTTTGGCCAGGTCGAAGGCGAGAAGCGCCCGCACCCCGACGAGTTCGCGCGCTTTGCCGAACTGCTGCGGTTCGTGCAGATGGACCTGTCGCGACCGGCCGACTATGCGCGGCTTGCCGCGCGGCTGGCCGAGCGCGCCGCCGACACCGTCGTGATGTACGTCGCGACCGCGCCGACGCTGTTCGCGACCACCTGCGAGCAGATCGCCGCCGCCGGCCTCGCCCGGGCCAACACCCGCATCGTGCTCGAGAAGCCGCTCGGCCACGACCTCGCGTCGAACCGCGCAATCAACCAGACGGTGCGCCGCGCGTTCCCCGAGCGCCAGGTGTTCCGCATCGACCATTACCTGGGCAAGCCTTCCGTGCAGAACCTGTTCGCGCTGCGCTTCGGCAACGCGCTGTTCGAGCCGTTGTGGCGGCGCGAGACGATCGCGAACATCCAGATCACGATCGCCGAAGACATCGGCGTCGAAAAGCGCGGCGCGTTCTACGACGGCACCGGCGCGCTGCGCGACATGGTGCAGAACCACGCGCTGCAGCTCTTGTGCGCGATCGGCATGGAGCCGCCGATCAACGCGCATGCCGACGCGATCCGCGACGAAAAACTCAAGGTGCTGCGCTCGCTGAAACCCTGGACCGCGCACAGCGTGGCGCAGCACGTGGTGCGCGGCCAGTACGCGGCCGGCCAGCCTGGCGGACACCCGGTGCCCGCGTATCGCGACGAGGCCGGCGTCGCGGCCGACACTCGCACCGAGACCTTCGTCGCGCTGCGCACCGAGATCGCGAACTGGCGCTGGGCCGGCGTGCCGTTCTACATCCGCACCGGCAAGCGACTGGCCGCGCGCGACGCGCACATCGAGGTCAACTTCCGCCCCGCGCCGCACGCGATCTTCCGCGCACCGCCGGGCGCGGCGAACCGCCTCGTGATCAACCTGCAGCCGAAGGACGGGCTGGAACTGCACCTGCTCGCGCAGGGGCAGGACCACCGCCGCGGGCAGCACGGCGCGGCGCAGGTGCTGACCCCGGTGCACCTGGACCTGGACTTCGACAAGCGCTTCGGCACCGAGCGGGTCGGCGCCTACGAGCGGCTGCTGCTCGACGTGATCGCCGGCCGGCTCAACCTGTTCGTGCGCAGCGACGAGCAGGAAGAAGCCTGGCGCTGGGTCGAGCCGGCGCTGGACGCCTGGCGCGCCGACCCGGAACCGCCGCGCCCCTATGCGGCCGGCACCTGGGGCCCGAGCGCCGCGAGCGCGATGATCGCGCGCGACGGTTATTGCTGGAGCGAGGAGTGTTGAGGCCGCTCTGTGCCGAAACGCCAGCACATGCGATTCTCAGAGCGAAATCGCGCCAGAGCCTGTATGGGCATTGCATCGAGCGCTACTGAATAAATAGCATCTCCGCGGCGCGCTGCTGCCGCGGAGATGCGGCACGGGACGAGGTCGCTCGCCCCGGCGCTCGATCCGAACTCAGATCCGCCCCTCTTCCACCGCATGGCAGGCGACTCGGGAACCGTGCAGTTCGCGCAGCACCGGGCGCTCGCTGCGGCAGCGCTCGTCCGCGTGCGGGCAGCGTGGATGGAAGGTGCAGCCGGTCGGCGGGTTGAGCGGGTTCGGCACCTCGCCCTGCACCGGCGTGCGGGCGCGGCCGGTGTCGTGCATCTTCGGGATCGCGTCGAGCAGCATCCGGGTGTACGGATGGCGCGGCTCGGCGAACAGCCGCCGCTTGTCGGCGACCTCGACCAGGCGGCCCAGGTACATCACGCCAACCTCATCGCTCACGTGCCGCACCACCGCGAGGTTGTGCGAGATGAACAGGTAGGTCAGGCCCTGCCTGCGCTGCAGGTCCTTCATGATGTTGAGCACCTGCGCCTGCACGCTCACGTCGAGCGCCGAGGTCGGCTCGTCGCACACCAGGAAGTCGGGCTCGGTCGCGAGCGCGCGCGCGATCGAGATGCGCTGGCGCTGCCCGCCGGAGAACTGGTGCGGGAACTTGGCCATGTCGGCCGCCGCGAGGCCGACCGACTGCAGCAGCGCGCCGACGCGCTCGCGCAGCCCGGCGGCGTCGGTGCAGATGCCGTGCTCGCGCAGCGGCTCGCCGACGATCGCGTCCACGGTCCAGCGCGGGTTCAGGCTGGCGTACGGATCCTGAAAGATCATCTGCACGCGCCGCCGCAACTGCCTTCCCGCGGCGGTCGCGAACGCCGCGTGCGCGTCCTGCCCGTCGAACAGCACGCTGCCGCGCGTCGGCCGGTACAGGCCGACCAGCAGCCGCGCCACCGTGCTCTTGCCGCAGCCCGATTCGCCGACCAGCGCCAGCGTCTTGCCGCGCTCGATCTCGAACCCGACGCCATCGACCGCGTGCAGCAGCTGGCGCGGCCGGCGTTCGAGCACGCGGTTCAGCCAGGGCGCGGACACGTCGAAGGTCTTGGCCAGGTCGCGCGCCTGCACCAGCGGCGCATTGGCCCCCTCCCTCGCTGGGGGAGGGTTGGGGTGGAAGCTGGCTGCGTCGCCAGGTTTGACCAACGTTGCCCCCATCCCCGCCTTCCCCCAGCGGGGGAAGGAGTTCGAGCCGTGCGCCGTGGTCTCGCTCATGCAGACACTTCCGTACGGACATCGTGCAGCCAGCAGGCCGCGCGCGTCGCGCCGGCGCTCATCAGGTCGGGACGCTGGACGCGGCAGCGCTCGAACACCTGCGTGCAGCGTGGGTTGAACGCGCAGCCGGCAGGGATGGCATTGAGCCGCGGCATCGCGCCGTCGATCTGGTTCAGCCGCTCGCGCTCGGCCGTGATGTCGGGAATCGCGGCCATCAGCCCGGCGGTGTACGGGTGCGCCGGCTGGTTGATCACCTCGTGCACCGGGCCGATCTCGGCGATTCGCCCGGCGTACATCACCGCGACCCGGTCGCAGGTTTCGGCGATCACGCCCATGTCGTGCGTGATCAGCATCACCGCCGCGCCGTGTTCGCGGCACACCTGCTTCAAGAGCGTGATGATCTGCGCCTGGATCGACACGTCGAGCGCGGTGGTCGGCTCATCCGCGACGATCAGCTTCGGTTCGGCCGCGAGCGCGAGCGCGATCACCACGCGCTGGCGCATGCCGCCGGAGAACTGGTGCGGATAGTGGTCGATGCGCTCGGCCGCCGCTGGAATGCCCGTGCTGTCGAGCAGCGCGATCGCGCGTGCGCGCGCGTCCCGGTCGGTGAGCGGCAGGTGCGTGCGGATCGTCTCGACCAGCTGGCGCCCTATCGTGTAGAGCGGATTGAGAGACGTCAGCGGATCCTGGAAGATCGCGCCGATGCGTTTGCCCCGAACGTGGCGCATCTTCTCCGGCGGCAAATGGTCGATGCGCTCGCCCTCGAGCACGATCTGCCCGCCGGCGATGCGGCCCGGTGGCTCGAGCAGACCGATGATGGCCGCGCCGGTCAGCGATTTGCCGGCGCCGGATTCGCCAACCATGCCGAGGATCTCGCCTGGCGCGATCGCGAACGACACGTCGTCGAGCGCGCGCAGCAGGCCGCGGCGCTGCGGAAATTCGACGATCAGGTTGCTGACTTCGAGCAGGTTCATTCACGGCGCCCGGTCATCTCAACCTCGGATTGAGCGCGTCCCGAAGCCAATCGCCCAATAAATTGACCGACAGCGCGATCAGTATCAGCATCACGCCGGGGAACACCGCGATCCACCATTCACCGGAGAACATGTAGTCGTTGCCGACGCGGATCAGCGTGCCGAGCGAGGGCCGGGTCGGCGGCGCGCCGACCCCGAGGAACGACAGCGTCGCCTCGGTGATGATCGCGGTCGCGACCTGCACCGTCGCGAGCACCAGCACCGGCCCGAGCACGTTCGGCAGCACGTGGCGCGTCATGATGCGTAGCGGCGCGACGCCGGTGACGCGCGCCGCCTGCACGTATTCCTTGTTGCGCTCGATCAGCGTTGAGCCGCGCACGGTGCGCGCGTACTGCACCCAGCCGCTGAGCGAGATCGAGATGATCAGCACGCCGAACGCGAGCGTCTCGTGCGCGTCGGGGAACATCGCGCGGCCCACGCCGGCGATCAAGAGCGCGATCAGGATCGCGGGAAAGGACAGCATCACGTCGCACAGCCGCATCAGGCCCGAGTCGATCCAGCCGCCGCGAAAGCCCGCCAGCAGGCCGAGCGAGATGCCGATCAGCATCGAGAGCAGCACAGACACGACGCCGACCGCGAGCGAGATGCGCGCGCCGTACATCAGCGCCGACAGGATGTCGCGCCCCTGGTCGTCGGTGCCGAGCAGATACTTCGCGCTCCCGTGCGCATACCAAGCGGGCGGCAGTTGCGCGTCCGACAGCACCAGCGTCGCGAGGTCGAACGGGTCGTGCGGCGCGACCCAGCGCGCGAACACCGCGCAGAACACGCAGACGAACGCGATCACGGCCGCTGCGATCGCGACCGGCGAGGTGCGAAAGCTGTAGCCGATGTCGCTGTCGAACCAGCGCTGCAGGGTCCGGACCATGCGTGGAATCTGCGGACTATCGGGTCAGGCGCGCGCCGCGCCGCCGTGATGCGGCGCGGCGCAGCGGAGCGTCAGTCCTTCTTCGCCACGTGGATCCACTTGAAGTCGAGGATGTTGTCGCCGCGCAGCACCACGGAAACCCCCTTCTTCACGCCCCAGGCCAGGTACTGCTGGTGCAGCGGCAGCGTGCCGACGTCGTCGGCGAAGATCTTGAACGCCGCGGTGATCTCCGCCTGCCGCTTGACCGGGTCGGTTTCCGACTCGACCTTCGCGGTCAGCTCGTCGAACTTCGGGTTGCAGTACGAACCCAGGTTGAACTGGCCGGCGCCGGTCTTGTCGTCCGGGCACACCATCAGCGCGTGCATCGCGTTCGCCGCGTCGTAGGTCGACGGCGTCCAGCCGAGCATGTAGAAGCTCGTGTCGCGGCGCAGGATCTTCGGGAAGTAGGTGCCCTTGGTCTCGGCAATCACGTTGACCTTGACGTTGATCTTCGCCAGATTCGCCGCCACTGCCTGGCAGATCTGGCTGTCGTTCACGTAGCGGTCGTTCGGGCAGTTCATCGAGACCTCGAAGCCGTTCGGGTAGCCGGCGTCGGCCATCAGCTTCTTCGCGGCTTCGACGTCGTACGGCAGGCGCTTGTCCTGCTCGGCGGTCCAGCCGTTGATGCCGGGGCCGATCAACAGCGCGGTCGGTCGCGACTGGCCGCGCATCACGGTCTTCTTGATGCCCTCGATGTCGATCGCCTCGTAGAACGCCTTGCGCACCCGCACGTCCTTGAACGGGTTCTTGCCCTTCACGTTCGAGTACAGCAGCTGGTCGCGCTTCTGGTCCATGCCGAGGAAGATCGTGCGCAGCTCAGGGCCGGTCAGCACGGTGGCGACGCCGCTCGCGTTGACGCGGGCGATGTCCTGCACCGGCACCGGCTCCATCACGTCGACCTCGCCCGACATCAGCGCTGCCACGCGCGTCGCGGCGTTGCCGATCGGGGTGAAGATCACTTCCTGCGCATTGCCTTCGACCTTGCCCCAGTAGTTCAGGTTGCGCACCATCACCGTGCGCACGCCCGGCTGGCGCTCGCGCAGCCGGTACGGGCCGGTGCCGTTCTCCTTGAACGACGCGGTGTTCTCGATGCCCTTGCGCTTGTCGACCGGCTTCACCGCGTTGTTCGCCTCGCACCACTTCTTGCTCATCATGTAGACGGTGGAGATGATCGACGGCAGGATCGGGTTCGGCGCCTTGGTTTCGATCTCGACCGTGTAGTCGTCGATCTTGCGCACGTCCTTGAAGTCGGAGACGTAGCTCTTCATGTCGGAGCCGTCGGCCGCGGCGCGCTGGAAGCTGAACAGCACGTCATCGGCGGTGAACGGCGTGCCGTCGTGGAACTGCACGCCGTGGCGCAGATTGAAGCGCCACACGTTCGGCGAGGTCTGCTTCCACGAAGTCGCCAGCGCCGGCGCCAGGCTCAGGTCCTTGTTGCGCCCGGTCAGGCCCTCGTACATGTTGCCGTCGACGGAAAGCTGTAGCGTCTCGTTCAGCGAGTGCGGGTCCATCGACAGCGCATCGCCCTGGTCGGCGACCCGCACGGTCTGCGCCGACGCTCCAGAATTCATAGCATACAGCGCACAGAACAAGCCGGCTGCAAGCAGATTTGATTTGAATTTCACGGCAGGGGTCTCCTCTTCCAGGTGGCAAAAACGGTGAGCGGCGCGCTCAAGGCGCGGCCGGGGTGCGCAGCGGCAGGCTCTGCTCGATCAGCCCGGCGTGCAGCGCCGCGCCGAGCGGCAGGATGTCGTCGTTGAAGTCGTAGCGGTTGTTGTGCAAAAAGCTGGTGCCGACGCCGTTCTCGGCGCCCTGGCCGATGCGCAGGTACGCGCCCGGCTTGACCTGCAGCATGAACGAGAAATCCTCGGCGCCCATGCTGGGTTCGAGGTCGCGCACCACCCGGTCCGCGCCGACCAGCGATTCGGCCACGTCGGCAGCGAACTCAGCTTCGTCGTGGCTGTTGATCGTCGCCGGGTATATGCGCTCGTACTTCAGCGTCGCCGATGCGCCGAACCCCAGC
This genomic interval from Burkholderiaceae bacterium contains the following:
- a CDS encoding ABC transporter, substrate-binding protein (cluster 10, nitrate/sulfonate/bicarbonate), producing the protein MPYSTRRTLLAAALCAAFAAAAPLAQAADAPITIMVGGINKIIYLPAKLTEALGYFKDEGLNVELQSQPAGVDAENQLIAGAVQGVVGFYDHTIDLQSKGKETEAIAVFCKVPGEVEMVSTKAAPTFQSMADAKGKTLGVTGLGSSTEFLTRYLALRKGVESKEYSLLPVGAGNTFIAAIKQDRIQAGMTTEPTVSQLLKTGEAKVLVDMRTEDGTKEALGGVYPAASLYVSNSWAESHKEQATKLAHAFAKTMQYIHTHSAEQIADLMPRDYYGNDKPLYVAALKASLPMFTTDARMPAGGPETVLKVLATYKPLVKAKNIDLSKTYTNAYLAAAVK
- a CDS encoding ABC transporter, ATP-binding protein; the encoded protein is MANDLQRAVTPAIEFNDVSLRFISADGTATVTLRNFSMEVERGEFVAIVGPTGCGKSTTLNMITGLLQPTVGGVQVMGQPVRGIDPRIGFVFQTDAVFPWRTVAENVAAGPLFRGQGRRDAHALAAAWIARVGLEGFGGHYPHQLSGGMRKRVALAQTFINSPEILLMDEPFSALDMQTRTLMQDELLKLWSGTGGSVVFVTHDLEEAIALADRVFVLSARPATLKRVYPIDLPRPRVMSEVRYDPNFIELSKQIWADLREEVSIH
- a CDS encoding ABC transporter, permease protein (cluster 10, nitrate/sulfonate/bicarbonate), encoding MNTSVSASLPGGTLPASLSDEALARESLRAQAALKRRRAVIIGLRLVVLVVVLGGWELAARRKWIDPFFYSQPSLIWAQIVEWVRDGTAQGPLWVQIAVTLEETIIGFFIGGVGGIVCGILLGRNKLAADVFSLYINIANSIPRVVLGSVFVIALGLGMASKVALAVVMVFFVVFGNAFQGVIEADKYLIANARILGASPRQVTTAVVIPSAMSWILASLHVSFGFALVGAVVGEFLGAKQGMGLLISTAQGAFNASGVFAAMILLAAVALVANSLLTWLEKRLLKWRPAPAA
- a CDS encoding Glucose-6-phosphate isomerase, which translates into the protein MSTGLPTRPRADRTPAWQALQQVAASGAIDLRAAFASDPERFAAFSQEAPHLFADLSKNLIDADIEALLLELAEQRGVAARRDEMFAGALVNSTEQRAALHYLLRFPAEAKVVSSPKAIKNGAIDLREALAQVHETLDAMLAFAEVVRADTGITDIVNIGIGGSDLGPQMAVQALDAFALRGKRFHFVSNVDGHELAAVLRDLTPRRTLFLIASKTFTTAETMTNARSARAWFEAGGGSDIARHFVALTTNVEEARRFGVTTTFGFWDWVGGRYSLWSAIGLPIAIAIGAGRFRELLAGAHAMDEHFRAAPARRNLPMRLGLLDVWYRNFLGFTSRSIAPYHSALRRLPAYLQQLEMESNGKRVDLSGQMLPFGTAPVLWGEPGTNGQHAYFQMLHQGTDVVPVEFVAVRKARHALAGHQEQLLANALAQAQALMQGRFDAGGHRDFPGNRPSTFLLLDELTPASLGALIALQEHRVFVSGAVWGIDSFDQWGVELGKVLAQDLAPRLASGDTSGLDASTAGLLARLRRG
- a CDS encoding Transaldolase, which produces MNQLDALKQYTTVVADSGDFKQLGRYLPHDATTNPSLILKAVQKPEYRPLLTGTVAQHRGRAIDELVDRLLVRFGCEILAIIPGRVSTEVDARLSFDTPASIARAERLIALYRAEGIESERVLIKVAATWEGIAAAAELERRGIRTNLTLLFSFVQAVACGDAGVQLISPFVGRIYDWHKKAAGAEWIESEHAGAHDPGVQSVRRIYEHFKHFGINTEVMGASFRNTGQIVALAGCDLLTISPELMAQLAASDAPLKRALDAEAARALDLPPVHFDEPGFRYALNDDAMASDKLAEGIRAFAADAVRLEQLINEA
- a CDS encoding Glucose-6-phosphate 1-dehydrogenase, which codes for MSFDLVLFGGTGDLTWRKLMPGLFQAFRHGSLPDGGRIIGVARDALDDAQYRELIHTRFGQVEGEKRPHPDEFARFAELLRFVQMDLSRPADYARLAARLAERAADTVVMYVATAPTLFATTCEQIAAAGLARANTRIVLEKPLGHDLASNRAINQTVRRAFPERQVFRIDHYLGKPSVQNLFALRFGNALFEPLWRRETIANIQITIAEDIGVEKRGAFYDGTGALRDMVQNHALQLLCAIGMEPPINAHADAIRDEKLKVLRSLKPWTAHSVAQHVVRGQYAAGQPGGHPVPAYRDEAGVAADTRTETFVALRTEIANWRWAGVPFYIRTGKRLAARDAHIEVNFRPAPHAIFRAPPGAANRLVINLQPKDGLELHLLAQGQDHRRGQHGAAQVLTPVHLDLDFDKRFGTERVGAYERLLLDVIAGRLNLFVRSDEQEEAWRWVEPALDAWRADPEPPRPYAAGTWGPSAASAMIARDGYCWSEEC
- a CDS encoding ABC transporter, ATP-binding protein (cluster 5, nickel/peptides/opines): MSETTAHGSNSFPRWGKAGMGATLVKPGDAASFHPNPPPAREGANAPLVQARDLAKTFDVSAPWLNRVLERRPRQLLHAVDGVGFEIERGKTLALVGESGCGKSTVARLLVGLYRPTRGSVLFDGQDAHAAFATAAGRQLRRRVQMIFQDPYASLNPRWTVDAIVGEPLREHGICTDAAGLRERVGALLQSVGLAAADMAKFPHQFSGGQRQRISIARALATEPDFLVCDEPTSALDVSVQAQVLNIMKDLQRRQGLTYLFISHNLAVVRHVSDEVGVMYLGRLVEVADKRRLFAEPRHPYTRMLLDAIPKMHDTGRARTPVQGEVPNPLNPPTGCTFHPRCPHADERCRSERPVLRELHGSRVACHAVEEGRI
- a CDS encoding ABC transporter, ATP-binding protein (cluster 5, nickel/peptides/opines) — encoded protein: MNLLEVSNLIVEFPQRRGLLRALDDVSFAIAPGEILGMVGESGAGKSLTGAAIIGLLEPPGRIAGGQIVLEGERIDHLPPEKMRHVRGKRIGAIFQDPLTSLNPLYTIGRQLVETIRTHLPLTDRDARARAIALLDSTGIPAAAERIDHYPHQFSGGMRQRVVIALALAAEPKLIVADEPTTALDVSIQAQIITLLKQVCREHGAAVMLITHDMGVIAETCDRVAVMYAGRIAEIGPVHEVINQPAHPYTAGLMAAIPDITAERERLNQIDGAMPRLNAIPAGCAFNPRCTQVFERCRVQRPDLMSAGATRAACWLHDVRTEVSA